From a single Oreochromis niloticus isolate F11D_XX linkage group LG3, O_niloticus_UMD_NMBU, whole genome shotgun sequence genomic region:
- the LOC102082954 gene encoding uncharacterized protein LOC102082954 yields the protein MDSYYKERPTSPCLSLKSNKSRSPPPDLSSGQTTRVRNPALAEGNRMDSYYKERPTSPCLSLKSNKSRSPPPDLSSGQTTRVRNVSPVRTAFPVSGLRTEIKENYLRLPLLIEDWTKEHIRSSNRECGDPSELPLGPGYLQEQHVS from the exons ATGGACTCGTACTACAAGGAGAGACCCACATCACCATGTCTTTCTCTGAAGAGTAATAAGTCAAGGTCCCCACCACCAGATTTAAGCTCAGGGCAAACCACAAGGGTCAG GAATCCTGCACTGGCTGAGGGAAACAGGATGGACTCGTACTACAAGGAGAGACCCACATCACCATGTCTTTCTCTGAAGAGTAATAAGTCAAGGTCCCCACCACCAGATTTAAGCTCAGGGCAAACCACAAGGGTCAG gaaTGTGAGCCCAGTCAGAACAGCATTCCCTGTTAGTGGGCTACGGACAGAAATA AAAGAAAATTACCTCAGACTACCACTGCTGATTGAAGACTGGACTAAAGAACAT ATAAGGAGCAGCAACAGAGAATGCGGTGACCCCTCTGAGCTTCCTCTTGGACCTGGGTACCTCCAGGAGCAGCatgtcagctga